One genomic segment of Candidatus Aegiribacteria sp. includes these proteins:
- a CDS encoding diguanylate cyclase, with product MNNIGMEYIDDLSGLYNRRYLNRTVFEQIRKTGLKKRFLSVVIIDLDNFKNINDTYGHSMGDAVLIEYAAFLRDLLRKDDIVYRYGGDEFVFILPNTRYKQAARISSRVLEQCHSREFSEIRLTCSIGIASFPIDGHDWMSIFNAADRRLYSAKRHGRNRIGSFRKEDRSVITPTVELVGREKEIGRINDVINRTADGNMRAVCISGEIGVGKTRLVHEVTKKSENKDIAFLESNLSATTRSIPYYPFREIVRSVFIKEGRESIAGIPQAFLIELTKIVPELSDELSELDRSVFMLDKFRLFEGIRRFMELQASRSPLIICLDNIHWADDSSLELFNYLVRALKEIPVFFFFIYRVEEAKSRLFMSIMQSMDREKLYDWIELEPLEPFEVAQMISLIVGIPPSPELNAFIYRETGGNPFFIEELMKSMESNDAFISTETELSFIEDKNIVISHLIKGVINRKMGMMSSQSREMLEYAAVIGREFDFSLLREVTGMNEGQLFDLMDEILSMRLLKEKESERYCFSEDVIRETIYQQIHKIKTKRYHQIVGEALLSLNAEHVDNVVEELVHHYYICNYNDKVIEYGTIAADRAKNAYANRDAIKFYSRVLECLKENEMEGRELRQIEVLKKRASVLDLVGDNEMAIEDLREAVKNSRVLGEKKLEADCLIDLCRVFFGLSHYDDTIEMAEKALNIYREMNDEQGEIGGLNCIGIANWYLGEFKNALELYQNSLVIAEKTENKKYQAMILGNQSIIFWNLGEYSKALKYYLRSLEITETLNDIETEARALSNIGLIYGDLGDSTKAKESYLRSLKLSAEMGARKLEASTLNNIGILSVLSGEYAKAIEYYETSMNISIETGTRKVEAMTRNNIGILYCYLGDYSRSLEYCSHALQISREIDDRQTETESLIGIGDSYLEEGVFSTAEEHYEEAHSVALTIKSKPLLAEVLLSFISLYLEKNDLIMTGKTLDKVFHLIDTIDSRKIEATAHCLSGRLCTKEKKWNKAVISFDKSLSIFKDINRQLNIGQVHYYQGLMYRESGDEAKAMKNLHIAQKIFDRLNSQIWIEKVRLEKEKGA from the coding sequence ATGAACAATATCGGTATGGAGTATATCGATGATCTCAGCGGTTTGTACAACCGCCGTTATTTGAATAGAACCGTTTTTGAGCAAATACGGAAAACGGGTCTGAAAAAACGTTTTCTTTCAGTGGTCATTATCGACCTTGATAATTTCAAGAACATCAACGATACGTACGGTCATTCCATGGGAGACGCGGTTCTAATAGAATATGCCGCTTTTCTCAGGGATCTTTTGAGGAAAGACGATATCGTTTACCGATATGGTGGAGACGAGTTTGTTTTCATACTACCGAACACCAGATACAAGCAGGCTGCCAGAATCTCATCCCGTGTTCTTGAGCAGTGCCATTCCAGAGAGTTTTCAGAGATAAGGCTGACCTGCAGTATTGGCATCGCATCATTTCCAATAGACGGACATGACTGGATGTCAATTTTTAATGCTGCTGACCGACGTCTCTATAGCGCGAAAAGACACGGAAGAAACCGGATTGGCAGTTTCAGGAAGGAAGACAGGAGCGTAATTACTCCTACAGTGGAATTAGTTGGCCGGGAAAAGGAGATTGGCAGAATCAACGATGTTATCAACCGCACTGCTGATGGTAACATGAGAGCTGTCTGCATCAGTGGGGAAATAGGTGTCGGGAAAACACGATTGGTTCATGAAGTAACAAAAAAGTCAGAGAACAAAGACATCGCGTTTCTGGAAAGCAATCTTTCCGCAACGACAAGATCCATTCCATACTATCCTTTCAGGGAGATCGTCCGGAGTGTTTTTATCAAAGAAGGCAGAGAGAGTATTGCAGGAATTCCCCAGGCATTTCTGATAGAGCTGACGAAAATCGTGCCGGAGTTATCTGATGAACTCTCGGAACTGGACAGAAGTGTATTCATGCTTGACAAGTTCAGACTTTTTGAAGGAATACGCAGATTCATGGAACTGCAGGCTTCAAGATCACCTTTGATAATATGTCTTGATAATATCCACTGGGCGGATGACAGTTCGCTGGAGCTTTTTAACTACCTGGTTAGAGCGTTGAAAGAAATCCCTGTTTTTTTCTTTTTTATATACCGTGTTGAAGAGGCAAAGTCTAGATTATTCATGAGTATAATGCAGTCGATGGATCGTGAAAAACTGTATGACTGGATCGAACTTGAGCCCCTGGAACCCTTCGAAGTCGCACAGATGATATCGCTTATTGTAGGCATTCCCCCATCACCCGAACTCAATGCTTTTATCTACAGGGAAACAGGCGGCAATCCATTTTTTATCGAGGAGCTGATGAAGTCCATGGAATCTAATGACGCGTTCATCAGTACCGAGACAGAGCTTTCATTCATCGAGGACAAAAACATCGTCATTTCCCATCTGATCAAGGGTGTGATCAACAGGAAAATGGGTATGATGAGCAGTCAGTCACGTGAAATGCTTGAGTATGCCGCGGTAATCGGCAGGGAGTTCGATTTTTCCTTACTGCGCGAAGTAACCGGAATGAATGAAGGGCAGCTTTTTGATCTGATGGATGAGATTTTAAGTATGAGATTATTGAAGGAGAAGGAAAGTGAGAGATACTGCTTTTCAGAAGATGTAATAAGAGAGACTATTTATCAGCAAATACACAAAATCAAGACAAAGCGTTATCATCAGATAGTCGGAGAAGCATTACTTTCCCTTAATGCAGAGCATGTTGATAATGTGGTAGAAGAATTGGTACATCATTATTATATATGCAATTATAATGATAAAGTAATAGAATATGGCACGATTGCTGCGGACAGGGCAAAAAACGCTTATGCGAATCGAGACGCTATAAAGTTCTACAGCAGAGTGCTGGAATGTCTGAAAGAGAACGAGATGGAGGGCCGGGAACTAAGGCAAATTGAAGTTCTGAAAAAAAGAGCGTCAGTTCTTGATCTGGTCGGTGATAATGAGATGGCAATCGAGGATCTGAGAGAAGCTGTTAAGAATTCGCGGGTACTCGGGGAGAAGAAACTGGAAGCTGATTGTCTTATTGATTTGTGCAGAGTGTTCTTTGGGCTGTCACACTACGATGATACTATTGAAATGGCAGAGAAAGCTCTGAATATCTACAGGGAAATGAATGACGAGCAGGGAGAGATAGGAGGTCTTAATTGTATAGGAATCGCCAACTGGTATCTTGGTGAATTCAAAAACGCTCTGGAATTGTATCAGAATTCATTAGTGATTGCCGAAAAGACAGAGAATAAGAAGTACCAAGCAATGATTCTTGGAAATCAGAGTATTATTTTCTGGAATCTTGGCGAGTATTCAAAAGCATTGAAATACTACCTTCGTTCACTGGAGATCACAGAAACACTCAATGATATCGAAACCGAAGCACGAGCGCTCAGCAATATCGGTCTCATATATGGAGACCTTGGTGATAGTACAAAAGCAAAGGAATCCTATCTGAGATCTTTGAAGTTATCAGCTGAAATGGGTGCAAGGAAGCTTGAAGCGAGTACTCTTAATAATATTGGAATCCTGAGTGTACTATCCGGAGAATATGCCAAGGCAATAGAATACTATGAGACCTCAATGAATATTTCGATTGAAACCGGTACTCGTAAAGTCGAGGCGATGACTCGCAACAACATTGGAATTCTTTACTGTTACCTTGGTGATTATTCCAGGTCTCTTGAATACTGTTCACATGCATTACAGATCTCACGGGAGATTGACGATCGTCAGACAGAGACGGAAAGCCTTATCGGCATTGGAGATTCGTACCTCGAAGAAGGAGTGTTTTCCACCGCTGAAGAGCACTATGAAGAAGCTCATTCAGTTGCCCTGACGATCAAATCAAAACCTCTGCTTGCTGAAGTACTTCTAAGCTTTATATCGCTTTACCTTGAAAAAAATGACCTGATAATGACCGGAAAAACACTCGATAAGGTTTTTCACCTGATCGATACGATTGATTCCAGGAAAATAGAAGCCACAGCACACTGTCTGTCCGGTCGTTTGTGCACAAAGGAGAAAAAATGGAATAAAGCTGTGATATCTTTTGATAAATCATTATCGATCTTTAAAGATATTAACAGACAATTGAATATTGGCCAGGTTCATTACTATCAGGGATTAATGTACAGGGAATCCGGGGATGAAGCCAAAGCGATGAAAAATCTGCACATTGCTCAGAAGATATTCGATAGACTCAACTCACAGATATGGATTGAAAAAGTCAGGTTGGAGAAAGAAAAAGGAGCATGA
- a CDS encoding cation diffusion facilitator family transporter yields the protein MNESGGNEILRRTRRITVAGLILNVFLSCSKLAGGILSNSHALIADGVHSLSDCVTDVTIIIGAKYWTKPSDANHPHGHARIETIVSGFIGGFIILTGLYIAWQSFCAIMNPAENPPGWPAFAVAVMAILSKGILSRWTLKTGRKLKSPALAANAMHQRSDAISSIPVAIVVLTARLNSSLIVLDGIGGAIVSIFILKLGIGIIRPVLWQLTDTAAPPEIINELRRIALSVPGVKDVHNLRTRYQGEGIQADMHIVVDGQMPLAEAFSILKKVEWNLYNIGPGVIDVMVRLEPD from the coding sequence ATGAACGAATCCGGGGGAAACGAAATTCTCAGAAGAACCAGAAGGATTACTGTGGCAGGGCTGATACTTAACGTATTTCTGTCCTGCTCCAAGCTTGCGGGAGGCATTCTAAGCAACAGTCATGCCCTGATAGCAGATGGTGTGCACAGCCTTTCCGATTGTGTTACAGATGTGACAATAATTATTGGAGCGAAGTATTGGACTAAACCATCCGACGCGAACCATCCTCATGGCCATGCAAGGATAGAAACCATAGTCTCGGGGTTTATCGGAGGTTTTATAATCCTTACGGGTCTTTACATCGCGTGGCAATCGTTCTGCGCCATTATGAACCCCGCCGAGAACCCACCAGGATGGCCCGCCTTTGCCGTGGCGGTGATGGCAATCCTATCGAAAGGAATTCTCTCACGGTGGACTTTAAAAACCGGCAGAAAACTTAAATCCCCGGCCCTGGCAGCCAACGCGATGCATCAGCGGTCCGATGCTATCAGCTCGATACCGGTAGCAATAGTCGTGCTCACGGCAAGACTTAACAGTTCACTTATCGTTCTGGACGGTATCGGAGGAGCCATCGTATCGATATTTATTTTAAAACTCGGAATCGGTATCATTCGACCTGTTCTTTGGCAGCTGACGGACACGGCAGCTCCTCCGGAGATAATTAACGAATTGAGAAGAATCGCTTTATCTGTGCCCGGTGTGAAGGATGTTCACAATTTGAGAACAAGGTATCAGGGTGAGGGCATCCAGGCAGACATGCATATCGTGGTTGATGGTCAAATGCCCCTTGCGGAAGCGTTTTCCATACTCAAGAAAGTTGAGTGGAATTTGTATAACATTGGACCGGGTGTTATAGACGTCATGGTGAGGCTTGAACCCGATTAG
- a CDS encoding M20/M25/M40 family metallo-hydrolase, producing the protein MTDKRKLEIFSEILRFRTISRQPGEVFDMKPFREIAEYLKRTFPLVHRRFKRETVSDGSLLYTLHGADQSLKPFMLTAHLDVVPAEDGELWLEPPFSGNIRDGRIWGRGSIDYKAGVSAMLQACEDILEMGLNPGRTIILAFGHDEEIGGVNGASEIVRILKDRGVFLSSVLDEGGYIYSYPWLEKDVAVIGLAEKGYLTIRLTASGVQGHASVPELRTAAGSLCGCLAALERNQMPPKLCSPVEMMLQSTSGMLRESLVSGNYVPTPEEMTTIIERWSSGNALIRTTTAITMIRGSSKENIIPAEPYALVNFRAVPGDHSRDIMNHVLAIAEPFGVDARYDDANQIHEPSAISSIDTEEFRAISAISRKIWPDTPVVPGIFPAATDSRHYCGITDNVYRFEPVHLGTRGIGALHSAGESIKVKDYFNAVSFYAGYIRSVCQ; encoded by the coding sequence ATGACCGATAAGCGAAAACTGGAGATATTCTCCGAAATACTTCGATTCAGAACCATATCCCGTCAGCCTGGAGAGGTTTTTGACATGAAGCCCTTCAGGGAAATCGCTGAATACCTGAAAAGAACCTTCCCACTGGTGCACAGGCGTTTTAAAAGAGAAACCGTCAGCGACGGAAGTCTTCTCTATACACTTCATGGAGCGGATCAATCGCTGAAACCCTTTATGCTTACCGCTCATCTGGATGTAGTTCCGGCTGAGGATGGTGAACTGTGGCTGGAACCACCCTTTTCGGGCAATATCAGGGATGGAAGAATATGGGGAAGGGGAAGTATCGATTACAAAGCTGGTGTTTCCGCCATGCTTCAAGCTTGCGAGGATATCCTTGAAATGGGATTGAACCCCGGTCGCACCATTATTCTTGCTTTCGGGCATGACGAGGAGATCGGCGGAGTTAACGGTGCTTCCGAAATCGTGAGAATTCTCAAGGATAGAGGTGTTTTCCTGAGTTCTGTACTGGACGAAGGCGGGTATATCTACAGTTACCCATGGCTGGAAAAGGATGTAGCCGTCATCGGTCTTGCGGAGAAGGGATACCTTACAATCAGGTTGACAGCATCAGGAGTTCAGGGACACGCTTCGGTACCTGAGCTTCGCACTGCGGCCGGCAGTCTTTGCGGGTGCCTCGCAGCGCTCGAGAGGAATCAGATGCCACCGAAGCTCTGCAGCCCTGTGGAGATGATGCTGCAGTCGACTTCCGGCATGCTCAGGGAATCCCTGGTCAGCGGTAATTACGTACCAACTCCTGAAGAGATGACGACTATTATTGAAAGATGGTCTTCCGGGAACGCCCTTATAAGGACTACCACAGCTATTACAATGATTCGGGGCAGCAGCAAGGAGAACATCATTCCGGCGGAACCGTATGCCCTCGTGAATTTCAGGGCGGTACCAGGTGATCATTCGCGTGATATCATGAATCATGTTCTGGCGATAGCGGAACCATTTGGAGTGGATGCAAGGTACGATGATGCGAATCAGATTCACGAACCCTCCGCTATATCTTCAATAGATACGGAGGAATTCAGAGCCATAAGCGCGATTTCCAGGAAAATCTGGCCGGATACCCCCGTTGTGCCGGGCATTTTTCCCGCAGCGACCGATTCAAGACATTACTGCGGCATAACGGATAACGTGTACAGGTTCGAGCCGGTTCATCTTGGAACAAGGGGCATTGGAGCCCTGCACTCCGCCGGAGAATCCATAAAAGTGAAGGATTATTTTAATGCTGTCAGTTTCTACGCGGGTTATATAAGAAGCGTATGCCAATAG
- a CDS encoding YbhB/YbcL family Raf kinase inhibitor-like protein — translation MGFKIVSSAFKDNGYLPPWYSRNKGDASPPIGWTEPPKGTSSLSLIVTCTDSSTGKVYCHWVMYNIPPKANTIYGKRPHSNVSHDGTLQGVNSFGGVGWEGPDDDVQDQELIFNLYALNSKLDLPGGASFQDVEDAIKDHIIQVAKLTGRYSPR, via the coding sequence ATGGGTTTCAAGATTGTAAGCAGTGCTTTCAAAGATAACGGATATTTACCGCCCTGGTACTCCAGGAATAAAGGTGATGCATCTCCTCCTATCGGTTGGACGGAACCTCCGAAGGGAACCAGTAGCCTTTCCCTGATAGTTACATGCACGGATTCCTCCACTGGAAAGGTGTACTGCCACTGGGTGATGTACAACATACCTCCTAAAGCTAATACGATCTATGGTAAACGTCCGCACAGTAACGTTTCGCATGATGGTACTCTGCAGGGTGTGAACAGCTTCGGGGGAGTCGGCTGGGAGGGCCCTGACGACGATGTCCAGGATCAGGAACTGATCTTCAACCTTTACGCCCTGAATAGCAAGTTGGATCTTCCCGGAGGAGCATCCTTCCAGGACGTGGAGGACGCCATAAAGGATCATATTATCCAGGTGGCAAAACTTACCGGAAGGTATTCACCACGCTGA